GATGTTGGCAAGATCGCTGCCCGGGATAAACTGGATGTTCACACCCTTGATGTTGATGTCGCTCTTGAATTCGGCTGCGGTTGCCGCACCCTCACTGGTAAGCTGGAGGCGGAACTTGCCCAACTCGCCGAAATCAATCTGGTTGCCTCGCTGCAACTCGATGATCATGTTCTCCTGCATACTGACCAGAACGGCTGTTACATCCGCATAGGATACAGTGGTCTGCATAGAGATCAACTTCGCAAACTTCTTGAGCGAAATAGACTCGTTCATCTGAGCACGGGCGTAGAACTTAGGAACTCCTGCTTTGTCACCAAATTTTGACGCAAGCTTTACTAAACTGTAATTAATTGCCATAATACATAAAATTTTAAAATTGTGAATAATCATGTTGTGCACCGGTCTCTTCCCGAATGCTGATACAAAGATACAACATCGGCGGAGCCCCACTTGTCCACTTTGGTACGATAAGTACCAGTTGTGCACTATTTGGCTCAATTATGTATACTTTTGCATGTGGTTTAAGTACAGACTGAAGGCCCAAAAGTTCCAGAAGCAGCACGCCCTGAAAGGGCAGAAGCTCCTAGCCCAGGGCATCGCCCTGGGTATAATGACAATCAGCAAGGCGCCCTGTAAGGGCAAAAGCTTTATTAATGGTCTGGTATTTTAAAGCTTTTGCCCTTACAGGGCGACAGGTTTGCGACCGTAATAACCCAGGGCGATGCCCTGGGCTAGGAGCTTCTGCCCTTTCAGGGCGTGTAGGGCAAAACTTGAGAAACCCGGAGATACGCAAGTCCGCTAGGCGTTCCGGAGATACGCAAGTGGTTCAGTCAGCTACTCCAGATGGTTCAGTCAGCTACTCCAGATAGTTCTGTCAGCGAGTCAAGACGTCTCGATAAATCGACGGATACGACTCCGTTAGCCTACGTTGTCGACTCCTTAACCCGATGCAGTCGAATCCTTAACCTTGTCCAGCCGTCTGCCTAACCCAGTGCAGCCATATCCTTAACCCGACGCAGCCGCTTCAGTTGGTAAACGGAAGTACATCATTTTTTCACCTCATTCGAGCGCTCAATGACTACCAGAGAGAATTAGCTTTTGACTGTTACCATCAGAGCGAATAATAGTTACCATCAGAGCGAATCATGTTTCTTCAGAATATGCCCGAATGACTACTAGAGCGAATCTTAAAAATGTAAGATATTGAATAACAGAGAGTTAAATATGAAATTTTCTTCCCTACACTATACCAAGTATATTATATATATACATTTACATCAATTACACTATACGTAATACGGGAGGAAAGAACTTTTTTTTTCAACAAATCAGCCATTAAAATGCATTTTTTCTCTTCAAAAATTTGCATAAGTCTGAAATAAATATTACTTTTGCATCATGAAAGCGCGGAGAATGTGATTCTCCACCCGATGAAGGACACCGGGAATTGCTTTCGGTTAAGGATTAGAACATAGCTCATTGAGTAGGAATCGGCCCCAAAAGATGAGTGACCAAATAGTAATCCTTACAAGGCATTCTATGCCTGATAAATTTGATGAAAATTTATCGGCATGGATGCGAAGTAAGGTTATTTGGTAATAAGAAGAAATGGCCGATTTACAATCCTTTATGGATGTAACATTTCAACTTATCATGTCATCCTTACTCCAATTCCATGCCGGTTTTCAATAAACAATAACCAAGACTTGCCGCAATCGGTAGGCCTCTAACGATTTTAACAGAAAACGGAAATGGAACAATTTAATCAACAGCCTCCGGGCGGGCAGCAGTCCTTCCCTCAGACAAATCAACAAGAGAAACAACTGATAGCCATCCTTGGCGTACAGGGATTGTCTTACCAGAACTATTCGGTGGCAGAACTCAAAATCGTTCTACAGATTATCAGGCATGCCCAGAAAGTTATTCTGGACTATGTAGTCCCTTACCACACAACTTCACAGACTTTTAATGGCTTCACCTCAGAGCAGAGAGCAGCAGGCCACACGGATGTCGTCATGAAACTGTCTGAGTTTAAATTTGGAGCTGGACATTATCCGCAATTGCGCGATGCCATCCAGCGTATAGAATCCAAACCCATCCTGCTGCCGTTCAAGCAGGGCGACCAGACATACTACAGGAAGTTTTCATGCCTGTTTAAGAGTGAGATATACCAGAACCGGCACAAGAACTGGATGGTAAAATTCCGCTTCGACAACAACGTAATACGGTTTTTCTACAATTGCGACAAGGGAGTCAGCCGTATCGACCTCAATGCCATCAACCAATGCCGTGGCGCATCGAGCATCAAGTTATATATCATCATGAACTGCTGGGCGGCAAAGGGATTCACCATCAGCAAAACGGCGCATATCCAGCAACTGATGCATGGCAGGGAAGATTACTACAAGACCTGGTCGGCACTAGACAACAAATGTCTGACTTTCGCCTGCAAAGACCTCAAGCGCCTTTACCGTAACCGCATCATCGACCAGTATCTTACCTATAAGCCTTTCTTTCTGGAAGAGGGTGAAAAAGTGAAGCATCACCTGCCCGAGCACATCACCTTTACTCTGCACGACCGTCGCACTTCAGGCGAAACTGCAGAGGGTGGAGAAGTGAGCAGCGAACTGAGAGGGCAGCGGAGCAAACTGAAACTCCGGCTGCAATGCAATTATGATGTGAGCGAGAAGAAGGCTGAGCAGTTGAGCGGCTATCTCAGGTTAGATATGATTGGCGACCTGGAAGACTTCTTCCAGCGAAAGGATTATTACATAGCCAACTGCAGGCGTTCGAACAAGAAGATGAACACGGGTGGCTATATGACCACAGCCATGGTAGGTTTCTTTAAGGATCATGGTGTAGAAGGATTGTAAAAAATATAAAGCTTATGAATTATCCCCAACGTATGTACAGCAAGACCGAACTCGGTCTGCTCTACTTTCCCGACACAACCGACGGGGCGACAGCGCGCCGTCATATCATGGACTGGATCAAGCGTTGTGAGCCTCTCTGGAACGAGCTCCAGCGCCTAGGCTACCAGAATCGTAGCCAGTATTTCCCTCCCCGCCAGGTATCCACCATCTTCGAATATCTGGGCGAGCCGGGGGCGTAAAGAGAATGTTGAAAAGGTAAAAGGGTAAAAAGGTAAAAAGAGCCTAGCGGAATGTTAAGCTAGGGTGCTCTTTTTACCTTTTTTTTAGGGGAACAGCGATGGAATCGCTGGGGACGGGGGTACGAAGGGGGTTAGGCTTTTTTACCTTTTTACCTTTTTACTTTTTTACCTTTTTACCCTTTATTTCAATAACTTTTTGTAGTCCTTGTCAAATCCTTGAGGATGACGTCCGATGAAAAGAACATTGAGTAAGCAGTTGGCTGCCAGTTCTACATCATTGAGATCAGCGCCTTTGCCTTTTTTGACTTCCTTTCCCAGGCATACATCCCATGTGGACTGGAAACAGCTATCATTTGCTCCAACAAACATATCATTTGAGTCAGGATCTTCCATCAGTTCAAACTTGATAACCTTTTTGGATGTGATAGGTTGGATATTGCAAAGCATATCGAATGCTTTTTCAAAAATATCGCGATGCAACTGTGCATTTGGAAACATCACATTGACTGTTGGAAATATCTCTTCAAATTCAAACGACTGCAATAGCTGGTAGAGTTTCATATGCTTATACCTTATTATATATATAACATTCAGTTTATCTACTCTCGTAGAGAAGACTAGAACTTAGCCATCTTGATAGCATCTATAGCACACTCATCACCCTTGTTACCCAACTTGCCGCCACTACGATCCTTAGCTTGCTGCAGATCGTTGGTAGTCAAGAGACCATAGATAACAGGAATTTCCTGAGTAGCATTCAGACGTGCAATACCATAGGTAACACCCTCGCAGATGTAATCGAAGTGAGGAGTTTCACCACGTATCACACTACCTAAAATGATGACTGCATCATAGCCGCCATTCAAAACCATTTGATGGGCTCCGTAGATAAGTTCAAAGCTGCCTGGAACAGTTTTCACATGGATATTCTCAGTGAGAGCTCCATGTTTTTCGAGTGTTTTTACTGCTCCATCGAGCAAAGCGCCCGTTATCTCAGGATTCCATTCTGCTACAACGATACCGAAGCACATGTTACTGGCGTCTGGTATTTTAGTAAAGTCGTATTCAGATAAATTATGAAGTGCTGTTGCCATATTGATTTCGAATTGTTATCAGTACAGATTAGTTAGAAGCGCGCTCGATGTACTTGTCGATTTCGCCACTCTGTACGAGCATAGCGTTAACATACTTCTTCTTAGCATCCTGATAAAGCTTCAAAGCCTCGTCTTTCTTACCCTGGCTTTCGAGAATCTCGCCAGCCTTGATAATGAATACAGGAGAAAGACTGTTGTTTGTACCATCGTCGGCCTTGCTGTCAGCCATAGAAGCAGCCTTCTTGAAAGCATCTACAGCCTTGTCGAGCTGGTTGAGATGCGCATAAGCATCACCTAAGGCAGCTTCAGCAGCAGGACTGATCATCTGGTCGTCTTCTGAAGAGAAAGATTCCAGACTTTTCTGAGCTTCTGCCCATTTGCCGAGGTTTGCATAGCAAAGACCAGCATAGAGGTTTGCCAGGTTACCTGCATCTGTGCTGCTGTATTCGTCAGCAATCTTAGTAAAACCTACATAGCCTGCGCCATCACCCTTCAATGCCTGCTCATACATCTGGTTAGCAAAGTAGGTCTGACCCTTAGCAAGCATAGTGCTAGCCTTGTCCTCACGAGGACCTGAGATCTGAGATACATAACCGAATACACCTGCAATGATAACAATGATAGCTACTACTGCAATGATAATTGCCTTCTTGTACTTCAAGAAGAAGGCCTCACGAATGTTTAGGCTCTCTGTTTCCTGAGCCTGTACGTTGTTGTTTGCCATTTTTATTTTGCTTTTTTTATTATTCTATACTTTACTTTTTAGTTTCCGGTTTAGGAGCAATCTGCTCAATAGAAAGTTAGCTTTCAAATTGTGGAATGCCGCTAAACTTCTGCAAATTTACTCAATTTTATTCAATTATTGAAATTTCTAGCCTATTTTTTTTGTTTTTTCCTCTTTTTCTGCTAACTTTGCACTATAAAAGCAGAAAAGAGACTATGATTTTAAAGAATATTTCCATTATTAACTTTAAAAATATAAAGAGCGCCAATCTGGAGTTATCGCC
This Segatella copri DSM 18205 DNA region includes the following protein-coding sequences:
- a CDS encoding HU family DNA-binding protein; the encoded protein is MAINYSLVKLASKFGDKAGVPKFYARAQMNESISLKKFAKLISMQTTVSYADVTAVLVSMQENMIIELQRGNQIDFGELGKFRLQLTSEGAATAAEFKSDINIKGVNIQFIPGSDLANIFVGMEFEQVASRAVQKAALKAEKEGAKTLDIEEAKKKPAKDNTPSGSDTTGGNTSGEQTGGTGSTGSGETGDGLE
- a CDS encoding replication initiation protein yields the protein MEQFNQQPPGGQQSFPQTNQQEKQLIAILGVQGLSYQNYSVAELKIVLQIIRHAQKVILDYVVPYHTTSQTFNGFTSEQRAAGHTDVVMKLSEFKFGAGHYPQLRDAIQRIESKPILLPFKQGDQTYYRKFSCLFKSEIYQNRHKNWMVKFRFDNNVIRFFYNCDKGVSRIDLNAINQCRGASSIKLYIIMNCWAAKGFTISKTAHIQQLMHGREDYYKTWSALDNKCLTFACKDLKRLYRNRIIDQYLTYKPFFLEEGEKVKHHLPEHITFTLHDRRTSGETAEGGEVSSELRGQRSKLKLRLQCNYDVSEKKAEQLSGYLRLDMIGDLEDFFQRKDYYIANCRRSNKKMNTGGYMTTAMVGFFKDHGVEGL
- a CDS encoding DUF4248 domain-containing protein translates to MNYPQRMYSKTELGLLYFPDTTDGATARRHIMDWIKRCEPLWNELQRLGYQNRSQYFPPRQVSTIFEYLGEPGA
- the ribH gene encoding 6,7-dimethyl-8-ribityllumazine synthase yields the protein MATALHNLSEYDFTKIPDASNMCFGIVVAEWNPEITGALLDGAVKTLEKHGALTENIHVKTVPGSFELIYGAHQMVLNGGYDAVIILGSVIRGETPHFDYICEGVTYGIARLNATQEIPVIYGLLTTNDLQQAKDRSGGKLGNKGDECAIDAIKMAKF
- a CDS encoding tetratricopeptide repeat protein — encoded protein: MANNNVQAQETESLNIREAFFLKYKKAIIIAVVAIIVIIAGVFGYVSQISGPREDKASTMLAKGQTYFANQMYEQALKGDGAGYVGFTKIADEYSSTDAGNLANLYAGLCYANLGKWAEAQKSLESFSSEDDQMISPAAEAALGDAYAHLNQLDKAVDAFKKAASMADSKADDGTNNSLSPVFIIKAGEILESQGKKDEALKLYQDAKKKYVNAMLVQSGEIDKYIERASN